One Calliopsis andreniformis isolate RMS-2024a chromosome 9, iyCalAndr_principal, whole genome shotgun sequence genomic window carries:
- the LOC143183006 gene encoding uncharacterized protein LOC143183006, whose amino-acid sequence MFFSQVPREISSLSSATETRSTRRMLQSEFFFLISSPTFRFSSSGSPWTSGASTMQNEHSAFIRTAQRYPVSHRSYKPASSGEQPNEPSRPASQPATPRRD is encoded by the coding sequence atgtttttcagTCAAGTTCCACGGGAAATCTCCTCCCTCTCCTCGGCCACTGAAACGCGATCAACAAGAAGGATGCTGCAATCGGaatttttttttctaatttccAGCCCGACGTTCAGGTTCTCGTCCTCTGGTTCCCCCTGGACGAGTGGCGCATCGACGATGCAAAACGAACATTCCGCTTTCATTCGCACCGCGCAACGATACCCAGTGTCGCATCGATCTTATAAACCAGCATCAAGCGGAGAGCAGCCGAATGAACCGAGCCGgccagccagccagccagcCACACCCCGACGCGATTAA